The sequence AAAAGATGTATACCAAATCAATGGAATGAGCAGCACTGTGAAAATGGATCACATCAAGCAACATTATTACGGAAGCCACCCTACGTTAAACCCGTTTGGGATCATCCCTCATGGACCAAACATCGATTACTCTTCGCTTCACGACCGTGACAGATTCTCCTCGTGAAAAGACCAATTACCAATGTTTATCACCTGTCCTAAAAATAACATCCttcaaaaaaacatgtttttgtacttcaattttaaaagtcaataatacttatgtgtgtgtgtgtgttgcaAGTTATGTTGTCTGAATTTTGCAAATTGATTTGTATGTTCCAAGATTAGTTTTAAAGACAAGTAATACTTGTGTGTGTGTGCTGCAAGTCAATAATCCATTGATCTCTTGGCCCTTTACACTCTATAATGTAACCACGTTTGTGGAAGCTTGTTGAAAGCAGCCAACTGTGCAAGAACGGAGGAACGGTATAATGTGTGCTGCTGCGATTGATTCCACGATCTCCCAGTGTGTCCAAACCCTCGAGGTGTACAAAGGCTTAGAACTTTGAGCCTATTAACTTGAATGTCCAGCAAGTTCTTAGAGAAGAAAACAACTTGAACATTCCAAAATAGAAGCCGTGTTGGACTCAGCGGCTGAGATTGAAGAACATCAGTTTATTCCAAGTTCAAAGAACAGATCCCCACTCCATCAAAACACTAAGGAACCAGAGAATGGCTTTTTTGGTTGCAGTTAGGTGAATCCGATGCAAAGAAACCAAAAGCGGAGTGAGTCTCCATGAAAGGAGTGAACTTATGCTTGCTCTCACAGTTTCACTGCACAACATACCAGAGGATTCAACGGTACAATCACTATTCTTTTCCACTACAGTTTTCTCTAGAGGAAAGATATTCggaatataatttttgtaatgcCAAGAATAGGCAAAAAGTTATGAACATATATGTTTTCGTTTTGTTGCACTTCATGGAATATCTTGGAGCATAAGCATTTGTTTGCAATGAAGCGTCCCGATTCTCATATTATTTGCCACCATACATTGAATTTTAGACATGAAAGGTACACATAAACATCAAtgtaatgatgcacgtttttactgtATTAAACTGTACTAATCTTTGTTGCTACTAGCTAATCGGTAGATACGTTTGGCCAACCTAGGCCAGCCTGGAGTTTTACAAACTCAGACAGAAGCTTGATCTCTTCGTCCTGCAACCGCGGTCCAAAGGTACACTGTCCCCTCGGCGTGCATTTCTCCCCAAATCCCTGTAAGTAAACCATCAGTCATAGATCTCTTCAGATCATTTAGCTAAATGGAAAGAAGATCTCACCGGCATTCTTCCCTTTCCAAAGTAGGTAACACGGTATATCTCTTCCTCAGTATCAACTCCATTTCTATAGAAAGGTAAAAACCACAGCAAACCATAAGAGACAAAGATGTTTCTGTCCGAACATTCCCTGTCAGAATCTGATAGATGCACACAAGACATCTCTTGGGAGCATAGAGCATTGATTTTTCTTACCTTTGGAGGTCACTTGGGAAAAGCGTTGCTCCCTGGAAAGAAAGAGTATGAGCTCattgacaagaagaagagaacaaagaATGATTCATAACTgatttttcattaaaagtgTTAAAAGCTCACTGGTTGAATAATGTTTCCGCCTGTATCATGACACCCAATACAAGCTCTATTAAACAATGTTGCTCCTCTTTGTATATCCAAAGTTTGGCCAAGAGATTCTAAATTTTACCAAACAAGAAATCACCATTACAGCATGAAAACATTCTAGAATTTTCTCCCAATCTTGTTCAGTTTCAGAAGCAGAGGACTGATCTAAACTTCTTTATTAGTGTTACCTGGAGGATTACAGATGGGTGAAACCGCAAGAAGAACCGCCGTGAGCGGAGCAGCAAACCTCTTGATCAGAAACTCCAAATCTTTGTGCTTTACAGGAACTTGAAACTTCCATTCGCTTTCTCTTGCGTTGGCCTTTCGAACAGTAGTACATATGAATATAAATGTCAGCGTCGTGTTTATAAAACAACTTATATCAAATATACAGACAATAGACGAAAGAGACAGAGAACCTTGTGGGAGGAACAAAATAAGTTGCAGCAGCGAGCAGAGGCAGAAGAAGAGTGAAGCCTCATCTTTTGATTTTGCAGTTGTAGATGGATGATGAAGTGGAATAGCCCGTCTTATCTTTTTAGACGGTTTAACCGGTTACCGATTTGGTACAGCTGAGAAAACCGGAATGGTTACAAGTTACAGTATAGGGTAACTTTTAATGTAGGAGTTggaaatatttatgaatttttgtaATCTACTCTCACTCAATCGGAATGGTTACAAGTTACCGATTTGTCAACCACTCAATCtgtttaaattcattttatttgtcAATTGATAGAAACTTTAAGTATATCAGTACTGAAGGAATTGTATTTTACTAATATAACTAGTGTTACCCCCAATCTCTTTGTTTCCGTGCAGTTATCTCTAAAATTATGTGCCACTgttcatataatattttaaaataatatttattttaattataattatgtcAGCGgtcaaataatttttataaaagtttgtagtttaaatatttattattcaataaGAGATCATCgacattttatgttaatttacctaacatcaatactattaaaagggaaagagtcctaaaaaatctacctatgaaagttgtttggatCCTTTCATTAACTAACAATATTTTTAGTCTTACCataatatttaactaataataatacataaccgaatatttctctaattattatttattaagtaATATTTCTTAATCCTGAAAACTGATTGTTACCTTTATcatatttctataaatatatggtAATACATGCGTTCTAACTATGATTCACTAGAAACTCAGACATAAGAGAATTACTAACCTTCACCATCTATGAAATCAGGGTCATGAAATTCACCGTTTTATCAAGATTTGGTGTCAAATCTTCTTTGGATTTTGCCGGAGCTTCAAGAAATTGGAAACATTTTATTGTTACCTATATATTTGGAAATGTTAACAATCAGTTATGGGATTAATTTTATATCCACCTATATAtttggaaaatatatatatctttttaaaaccaaatatatattttctctgGGGTTGATTTTTATTCAATCAATATATTGATATCATTgaacaatatatttttgatgagattctAATAATACTAAGTGAATCGTGTACTGAGTGAGGATGATTAGAATAGGAAACATCAAGTTTATGTCTAAGAAGTAAGCTCGACAAAATGTAAGTAGGTCGTTTGTGTTAGATATATTAATAGttagatatattaatttaataaaatgagcCGTTAAATATTAGTATGCTTAGGTGGTAATCGAGTTGTTAATATATAGGTGGGTGTGTGTTAAGTagagtagaacctctataaattaataatgttggaattttgaaattttattaatttatagagagagtaatttacaaaaatttctttatatagatttcttattttaagataagaaaataatttgattttagtgtatacatattaattgttatttctgaaatttaaaatttatattagttttattatattatttggtgtatatactatatatttcatagaacttaaatgtggtttaagatataatattactaaattttatcaaaaatatatgaagtgttacaagaatataaaaatacttacattgagattataaaacaaataatataaggttatcaattatataaaatatgtatacagaaaattttttaatttataatttttatgggaccatatatttacatataattttctaaaataatattatcttattattttatcgatttgtgtcaaattttgaaccgatCCAAGTTGGAACCGGcgatatttattaatttattgagattattaatttattaaaaattaatttatagaggttctactgtttAAGGCTGAagtattaaaaattgttaaaggtaaaaaatttctgaaaatatgatggcataaaaaataatatgtcattatattttttttattaacataatatgtCATTATATTGTaaggataatttttaaaacgattATGTTAGACTAAATTATTATATGACTGAAGAATAACTAATTGTTAATGAATGGGTGCAACAAATTTTGTTAGTAGATTTTTTAGatgatttcttttttaatagtatacaAAGATATAAGTTGTTATGTATGTCACAACTTttgtaatttaataaattcatgGTTATCAACTTATTACAGAATTTAAACAtgtaacaatattttatatactttgtttatttttgtgtattttgatagttaatatacatataaataaatgtgACCAGAattgtttctatatatatttatcccAGTTTATAatttctatactattaaatatacaatagtgtttatttaaaccaaatatataaaaaaattatgtctaTGAATCAAACAATAAACCGCGTTTTGAAAACGTCTGGTCCGAATCAATGCCAATGTTTATGTGAATCCAcattatcatatttaaatttatttaaaatattaataatttaattccGAAATTAAACCCGCGCTgagaaagcgcgggtcaaaatctagtatatttttataaagcaAACATTTGAACATAATTAACccatcttctctattaaaagagaagtaccatttttatctactataaaAAAGTCATACTAACCTTATTAGGTTCAtttcattaattacatttattttattatttttattaatctattaaatatataaagatattaataacaaatcaattttaactgtaaatttaaattttatttttagttataacaaaatgttcagaaaaaatctaacaaaatctttctaaaaatttaaaatattttatttaaattaataccattgactaattttgtaattaataatatataccattatacattaatttaaataatattttattataaaacaaaataaaataaaagtgtatactatttttcaaattttataattatattctatatgatctttattataagaaatacaataaaaatttatacaaggtctatttcatcaattacatctatttgattatttaagttaatctatttaatacataacatttctaaaaaatcttaaattatatagatattaataaataaattttaactgtaaatttaaattttatttttacttataacaaaatatgttggaaaaaatctaacaaaatcttaataaaatttaaaaatatttttaaattaatgcaccgattgatttcataattaataatatagtattattataatctatttacttataaaatcccacaatatactaaaataaataacatagaaatataaattatgctaaAAAATATCAGTTctatagtataactaaataaaaaatttaactgTATTGTATTCAGtctgtaaaaattagaaaaaaaatgaaggagatttttaatttttttatttcatattatgaatttattttcCCAAActccaaaatatattaatatataataacaattaataattaagtaaaatgtataaaacaaatcattatacattaataatatcaaataagaaacataaccaataacattatagatttacacaatatataacactaaaatgtaaattatatctTTGAAATTTTTGCGATGGTatctgttatatatttataaaataaatatttacccgcacggatgtgcgggtgaaaaatctagtaatatttattttaatagtttgttgaatttataaaatgaaaattacaaCATTTCTTTGATTTTTACTCAGCTATAATGAATTGTCCAgcaataattgattaaattccagctaaaataaatattaattaaagtaAATTCACCTTTGTATTCCGAAAAGAAAAAGATCCATGATACGTCCGTCATAGTTTTATGGTCGAACTCAATTGAAGTGGTGATTACTGAAAAGTAATTGATTCAACAAAAGAAACATTAATTAAGCAACAAATATTAAGGAGTAAAAAATAGGTAAAACCTTTTCTGTCATGCCAAAACCTG is a genomic window of Brassica napus cultivar Da-Ae chromosome A2, Da-Ae, whole genome shotgun sequence containing:
- the LOC106398616 gene encoding cytochrome c6, chloroplastic codes for the protein MRLHSSSASARCCNLFCSSHKANARESEWKFQVPVKHKDLEFLIKRFAAPLTAVLLAVSPICNPPESLGQTLDIQRGATLFNRACIGCHDTGGNIIQPGATLFPSDLQRNGVDTEEEIYRVTYFGKGRMPGFGEKCTPRGQCTFGPRLQDEEIKLLSEFVKLQAGLGWPNVSTD